The genomic DNA TATGAAACTAACAACCAATTTTAGTAAAGTAGAATTTGAGAGTAGAGATGGCTTTCAGATGCCTGATGACATTTTGGAAAACATCAAAGAACTAGCTGAAAATCTTCAGGTCGTTCGAGATTATTTGAAAGAACCCATTCATATTAATAGTGGTTATCGTAGCCCTAATCATAACTCTGCTATAGGAGGGGAATTAGACTCCCAGCATTTATTAGGTAAGGCGGCAGATTTCTCGGTACGTAATTATACGGCCAAAGACATTTCGCTAATTTTTGAAAGAATGATTAATAACGGTGAAATAAAACAAGGAGGTGTTGGTCTTTACAACGGCTTTGTTCATTATGATATTAGAGGAACTAAGGCAAGATGGAATTATTCTTCACGCTATAAAGATTTTTGGTAATAGATAAATATTAATTACGAATAGATTTATTAGAAACTAAAACAATACAATATGCCGGGAAAAACATTACGTATATGCCTTGCAATGGGTGGAGGAGTATCTTTGGGTTCGTTTTCAGGTTCTGCATTGACTGAAGCTTTAAAATTACTTATTTTATATGGACAAGATGCTGATGGTAATGAATATGATAATGTCATAGTTGATGGTATGAGTGGTGCCAGTGCTGGAGCTATTGCCTTAACTATTATGTTAAAGACACTTATTGACTACAAATCCATGCTTTTTTTGTTACCAGACCTAGCGGTTAATGAAGATAGAGATGATTTATTAGAAAGTGTCGCAAAGGCTTACTTCGATTCGGTAGAGGATGCTAAAAAGCATCCTAAGATTGAAGCTCTTAAGGCTCTTGAAACTGCACAAATGTTGCAAGAAAAATTATGGGTAGAAGAGCTTGATGCAGGAAAGCTTTTTGGGTATCGTAAAACTAAGAATCATAAACATGATGTGCATCAAACATTTGGTCTCCTAGATCGGCAATTATTAGAAAAGTTAGCCAAAAAATATATCATTAAACCTAAATTTAATAATTTGGGTAATATTCAGGTTTTAGATACTACTCGGGTTCCTTTTGCATGTTCTTTAACCAATTTGCTTCCAATAGAGATTAAAAAGAATGAAAAGGGCTTACCACAATTAGAAAAAAATGTTATCCAATCTGTAGGTGCTCAAAACCATACCGAAGTACGTATTATTGATTTTGTTTTTGATAAAAGCAAGTTAAACGGTAAAATTACAGATGACCGCTGGTTAGAGTTTGCCGATGTTGATGATGAAAAAGAGCGAAAATTTGACATTAATAGCTCAAAAGCTTGGGCTGTTATGTGTTCTTCGGCTTTGGCTTGTGGTGCATTTCCAATTGCTTTCGAGCCTGTAATATTAAAGCGATATAAGGAAGAGTTTGACGGTAAGGATAATGGTGAAGTCGGGCAATGGCCAATACAGTTTAATGACCTGAATGATTTATTTAACAATGATGCTATTGCTAAAAAGAGTAGTGTGTTTAATGAGTCTAAAAATAATGTTATCGACTACAAAAGTTTTAACTTTCCATACGTCGATGGGGGAACTTTTAATAATGAACCCATACGTGAGGCTTATAGAATTGGTGCATTTCAGGATTTTGGACATCCCGATAAAGATACAGACCGCTTGGTATTGTTTGTAGACCCTATTGTGAGAACCGAAAAATACCAAACGTTTATACAGTCGTCCTTAACGCCAATTGGTATGAAAAAAGGAACAGCCGAAGCCAATTCCGAATTTTCGAAACTTATAGATGTTACCTCTAGCTTAATAAACTCTTTAAAAAATCAAGGTAGAGTAAAGGAAGAGCACAAAATCTCTGATGTTAAGGAAAACTTAGTCTTACGGAATACCGTATTCGATTACCTTGAATCTAATACTAATTTAGGTAAAAATCTTACTGTTAAGATCCTTGAAACAGCCTATGATAAGATTTCCACTAACTTAAAAGATGATATTATACCGTTAGGAACACGGAAAGTCATTACCTATTTTCAGAATGAACTAAAAAAGGCCTGTGTCTCTAAAAAAAAGCCTAATAGCAAATGTTTGCTTATTGGTAAGGATGAATTTGATGCGCTTATGGTAGCGATTAATGCTGGAGACATTAAAAATGACGAATTTGACCCTAAGGGTTATAATAAACTTGGTATTTCTAGTGCCTCTGATAAAAACATCTTCGCGAGAACGGTTTTTAAAACTATATTTGATTTTTCTCTAAATACAGATGGTAAAAACGAAAAAGCGGAACGCGTTGCCATATTACCCATTAATTCTGAAAAGGAAATAATCAGCCTTCCTGGAGAGGAAGTCAGTGCTTTTGGTGGGTTTGCTTCTCTAAAAGCCCGGAGGTATGCTTTTCATTACGGAAGACTCAGTACGTTGCATACATTATTGTTAGCAGAAGAAGGTTTTAGGCAGGCCAATAACTCAGGTGAGATATACCCCTTTGTTAAAACCGATAAAGCCGATTATATAGAAACCTTATTAACCGATAGGATTACTGGAATTAAATTCCATGAAGGATTGCATTATCAGAATAATATACGGAAAGAGTTAGTAAAAGTTGGTTTAAAACGCGTTGTAGTTGTCACCAAACATCTATTAGGTAGGGGGAAATTACTATTAGCCTTAGGAGTATCACTTTTAGGAGTTGTTTTTAGGCTTCCTTCAAGACTAAACTGGTTTATGAAAATGCTTTCTGGCTTCATTTATAGACGCTTTTTAAAAAAGAAAGTAGAGGTAACCTATGCCAATATGCTGCCCGTAACCATTTCTATACTAAGCAATACTAAATTATCCAGAAAAGCTATTATTACGACTACTGCAGAAGATACGCATTCCATCACAATGTACATGCACAATATTGAGGATGTACATGGTAATAAAAGGTATCAATATTTGTTTCAGGTATATAGAGCTCTTTATCGAAAAGACACCATAGATGATGAAGTGCCAAAAAAGCTCGAAAATAAAGTCTTTATGGGGGCTACTTATAGTTTAGAGCCTGAAAAAGTGGATAAAATTAAATTGACGTTGCAACAGAAAGTACCACTACCAAGTATAGATGGTAATTTATTTCAGGATGATATGGTGAGTGCCTTACACGATAATTTTAAGGATATTATTTATAGAATACGTATTAGACCACATTATCTACCTTCCATTAACGAGGCACTAGAAGCAGAGGGTGATATGTTACGACATTCTTTTTTAAATATTGAGTACCATTTAAACCCAATGTTAGAAATCGATGTAGATGACATAGATAAAGGATGGTATTTTAAAGAAAATACCCAAGCAATGCATAAAAGTTTTTAGGGTTGTGTAGTAGTTAAGTCCAGAATAGAATTCTATTTGTTTAATAAAAATTAAATTTATTAATGTAAAAACAACTTTTATAATATGGAAGAACATTTTAAAAAATTAAACCGTTATTATCAACTTTTTCTTCTTATATGTTTTGCTTTTTTGATATTTTCTTTACCAACTAGTGAGACTGAAAAATATGAAAACGCTATAAATGAAGTTGAAGAAATACAATATATATTGTCAGATGAATTAAGTAAAATTCCTGATACATTGACTGATTCTTTCGAGTATGATGCACTTAATTTTGAAAATGCAATTAAATCCAATTTGGCTTCTTCGAAGATACAGATCGATATTTCTAATTATGAGCATACTACCTTTGGCTCAAAGGAAGTTCTTAAAAATATGAACAAACTTGAAGACATCTATCGTTTTTTTCGAACTAACGAACAGTTTAATGAATTTCAGTCACGGAAAATTTTTTTTGATGAATCTTTTTCAGATTGGATGTCAAAAAGTGAAAAAAGAAAAGTAGAAATGGAAAATGCCATTAGTTTTAAGCTTAAGTCCATGACGTTTTCTAAAAAATCAGATAACCAAGGAGGTAACCTTTATATTCCAAAATCAGCTTTTTTAACTGTAGTTGGGGATTTAGATCTATATTCAAATAAATACCATCCTGGTGGTTATATTACGAGTTTGGCTGGTTATACAATTGAAATGGATGTTCAAGGGCATATTCAAGAATATGGTACTCTTATGCATAAATTATACCCTAGGGACTTGTTAAAAAACACCTCACTTATAGAAAAAGTTAGAATTGAAAATAGCCAACATGAAATACTTTTTCCTAAATTAAGACTTGTGTGGGATGAGATTAAAGAATTAGATTTAACATCGGCTATTGATCATCTTGATGCTAGAATATTTGAATCTCAATATTCTAATGGATTTTCAGTATTTGGTATAAAAATCGATAAGAAATTTGTTACAATAATTGGCCCCTTAACAACTTTAGTTATTATCCTATTTTTATTTATGCAACTACGCCAAATAAGAATTTTACAAAAACGAGAAGGAATGGATTTTGAAAAAGTTAATTGGGTTCCATTATATTCTGGAAGCTTAAGTTTTTTAATAGGTCTTTCGTCACTTGTAGTAATTCCAATTGTTTGCGCTATTTTTTTCTTTTATCACTTCAAAATAGCTTCAATATGGGATTATGTCGGAATTCTATTCTTTACATTTACCGCAGTCTGTGGTATACTGTGCGTCAGACTAACAAACGAAATAAAAAAACTTTAATTATGTCAACCTTTAGGAAAATATTAATTCATTGCTATTATCAAAAAAACTCTTTAACAAAGACAGAATTGTATTTAAAAAAGTCTTCTCTCTCAAAAGAGCTTTTGAATTACAAAAAGAGCTTTTAGAGAATTTCAAGAAGTTTTAATTAATACGAGATTGAAAACAAAATATAAT from Flavivirga abyssicola includes the following:
- a CDS encoding YcbK family protein, with the translated sequence MKLTTNFSKVEFESRDGFQMPDDILENIKELAENLQVVRDYLKEPIHINSGYRSPNHNSAIGGELDSQHLLGKAADFSVRNYTAKDISLIFERMINNGEIKQGGVGLYNGFVHYDIRGTKARWNYSSRYKDFW
- a CDS encoding patatin-like phospholipase family protein, which encodes MPGKTLRICLAMGGGVSLGSFSGSALTEALKLLILYGQDADGNEYDNVIVDGMSGASAGAIALTIMLKTLIDYKSMLFLLPDLAVNEDRDDLLESVAKAYFDSVEDAKKHPKIEALKALETAQMLQEKLWVEELDAGKLFGYRKTKNHKHDVHQTFGLLDRQLLEKLAKKYIIKPKFNNLGNIQVLDTTRVPFACSLTNLLPIEIKKNEKGLPQLEKNVIQSVGAQNHTEVRIIDFVFDKSKLNGKITDDRWLEFADVDDEKERKFDINSSKAWAVMCSSALACGAFPIAFEPVILKRYKEEFDGKDNGEVGQWPIQFNDLNDLFNNDAIAKKSSVFNESKNNVIDYKSFNFPYVDGGTFNNEPIREAYRIGAFQDFGHPDKDTDRLVLFVDPIVRTEKYQTFIQSSLTPIGMKKGTAEANSEFSKLIDVTSSLINSLKNQGRVKEEHKISDVKENLVLRNTVFDYLESNTNLGKNLTVKILETAYDKISTNLKDDIIPLGTRKVITYFQNELKKACVSKKKPNSKCLLIGKDEFDALMVAINAGDIKNDEFDPKGYNKLGISSASDKNIFARTVFKTIFDFSLNTDGKNEKAERVAILPINSEKEIISLPGEEVSAFGGFASLKARRYAFHYGRLSTLHTLLLAEEGFRQANNSGEIYPFVKTDKADYIETLLTDRITGIKFHEGLHYQNNIRKELVKVGLKRVVVVTKHLLGRGKLLLALGVSLLGVVFRLPSRLNWFMKMLSGFIYRRFLKKKVEVTYANMLPVTISILSNTKLSRKAIITTTAEDTHSITMYMHNIEDVHGNKRYQYLFQVYRALYRKDTIDDEVPKKLENKVFMGATYSLEPEKVDKIKLTLQQKVPLPSIDGNLFQDDMVSALHDNFKDIIYRIRIRPHYLPSINEALEAEGDMLRHSFLNIEYHLNPMLEIDVDDIDKGWYFKENTQAMHKSF